A window from Calditrichia bacterium encodes these proteins:
- a CDS encoding diacylglycerol kinase family lipid kinase, with protein sequence MATHVILNPAAGRGKAGKLLEPLSRLLETELPGSRLHVTAYAGNAREIAATFKSGDHLVVAVGGDGTIHEVVNGIAGGSAMLGIIPVGTGNDFARMFHLPKNPAEAVRILKAGFLKTIDLGKVNDTYFLNGMGIGFDADVVVESQKIRYLDGFSLYLSAVFRKILSYQNYAIDLGKDGTTEHRDIFLLSVGNGQFLGGGFRLLPKADLSDGLLDVCMLHALRRSEIFRHLPKAINGTHLGISQVEYYNIRKLVIDCETGILAHVDGELLGTRLRHFEIEVVPSILNVVCPAPA encoded by the coding sequence ATGGCGACGCATGTCATTCTCAACCCCGCCGCCGGACGTGGTAAAGCCGGAAAATTGCTGGAGCCGTTATCGCGATTGCTGGAAACGGAATTGCCGGGGAGCCGGTTGCATGTTACGGCATACGCAGGAAATGCCCGCGAAATTGCAGCAACATTCAAATCCGGTGATCATTTGGTTGTTGCAGTTGGTGGCGACGGCACTATTCACGAAGTTGTCAATGGCATTGCCGGCGGTTCTGCAATGCTGGGCATTATTCCGGTCGGCACCGGCAACGATTTTGCCCGAATGTTCCATCTCCCCAAAAATCCCGCCGAAGCTGTGCGAATCCTGAAAGCAGGATTTCTCAAAACAATAGACCTCGGCAAGGTAAATGACACCTATTTTTTGAACGGGATGGGTATTGGATTCGATGCGGATGTAGTGGTCGAAAGTCAAAAAATTCGCTATCTCGATGGATTTTCACTATATTTGAGCGCGGTTTTCAGAAAAATTCTGTCGTATCAAAACTACGCGATTGATCTCGGAAAAGACGGCACAACCGAACACCGCGACATATTTCTGCTGTCGGTCGGTAACGGGCAGTTTCTCGGTGGTGGATTCCGGTTGCTGCCAAAAGCAGATTTATCGGACGGATTGCTGGATGTTTGCATGTTGCATGCCCTGCGGCGCAGCGAAATTTTTCGCCATCTGCCGAAGGCAATTAACGGCACACATCTCGGGATTTCACAGGTTGAGTATTATAATATCCGTAAATTGGTGATCGATTGCGAAACTGGCATTCTTGCCCATGTCGATGGCGAATTGTTGGGCACCCGGCTCCGGCATTTTGAAATTGAAGTTGTTCCATCGATACTAAATGTGGTTTGCCCGGCGCCGGCTTGA
- the ftsY gene encoding signal recognition particle-docking protein FtsY, with amino-acid sequence MSIWIDKIKKGFAKTKSQVFDKVSLAISAKKKIDDELLEEIEEILISGDVGVDASMRILEAVKLRVRKEKFEDATALFGILKDEIANIFPESSFSETDFQQHPYVILVIGVNGVGKTTSIAKIARRFQQNGKKVLLAAGDTFRAAAVEQLEIWANRLQVDIVKHGSGADPAAVAFDAIQAAKARKADVVLIDTAGRLHTKANLMEELKKVQRVIQKVMPDAPHYRLLVLDGNTGQNALNQAREFVNAVGVNGIVLTKLDGSAKGGAVIGIAHTLGLPVEYIGVGEGMDDLQPFDAKLYADSLMGQ; translated from the coding sequence ATGTCGATTTGGATTGACAAAATAAAAAAGGGATTTGCCAAAACGAAATCTCAGGTTTTCGACAAAGTGTCGCTGGCCATTTCCGCCAAAAAGAAAATTGATGACGAATTATTGGAAGAAATCGAAGAAATTTTGATCTCCGGTGATGTGGGTGTCGATGCATCGATGCGCATTTTGGAAGCGGTAAAACTGCGGGTTCGCAAAGAAAAATTCGAGGACGCTACTGCGCTGTTCGGCATTCTAAAAGATGAGATCGCCAATATTTTCCCCGAAAGCTCGTTTTCTGAAACCGATTTTCAACAGCATCCATACGTAATTCTGGTGATCGGCGTAAACGGTGTGGGGAAAACCACATCGATCGCCAAAATTGCCCGTCGATTTCAACAAAACGGCAAAAAAGTGCTGCTGGCAGCGGGCGACACATTTCGCGCAGCGGCTGTGGAACAATTGGAAATTTGGGCAAACCGGCTGCAGGTGGATATCGTCAAACACGGTTCCGGTGCCGATCCCGCTGCCGTTGCCTTCGATGCGATACAGGCTGCCAAAGCCCGCAAAGCGGATGTGGTGCTGATCGATACCGCCGGGCGTTTGCACACCAAAGCAAACCTGATGGAAGAGCTCAAAAAAGTGCAACGGGTCATCCAAAAAGTAATGCCGGATGCGCCGCATTACCGCCTGCTGGTGCTCGATGGCAACACCGGACAAAATGCACTCAACCAGGCGCGCGAATTTGTGAACGCTGTCGGCGTTAACGGAATTGTGCTAACAAAGCTGGACGGCTCTGCAAAAGGCGGTGCGGTTATCGGCATTGCTCACACGTTGGGCTTGCCGGTGGAATACATCGGTGTTGGCGAAGGCATGGACGATTTGCAGCCATTCGACGCAAAATTGTATGCCGATAGCCTGATGGGACAGTAA
- a CDS encoding threonylcarbamoyl-AMP synthase — translation MLRLEIHNQNPQQRILSQAVDALKRGEIVIYPTDTTYGVGCSIFNKKAIEQLYRIKGKSKFDHMSMICSSIQQAADFVKISNDAFRLLKKCSPGPYTIILDAKKNIAKLMLSRQKEIGVRIPATPVCRDLVELLGHPILNTSYDPDVADFPNNLYNSFDENNPFTLTASVLLDAGPMVDGEHSTVIRFVNDELELLREGKGAIDIL, via the coding sequence ATGCTGCGTTTAGAAATTCACAATCAGAATCCCCAACAGCGGATATTGAGCCAGGCTGTCGATGCATTAAAACGTGGGGAAATTGTTATTTACCCGACGGATACCACTTATGGTGTTGGTTGCAGTATTTTTAACAAAAAAGCCATTGAACAACTGTATCGAATAAAAGGGAAATCCAAATTTGACCATATGAGTATGATTTGCAGTTCTATTCAGCAAGCCGCGGATTTTGTTAAAATTTCCAACGATGCTTTCCGGTTGCTCAAAAAATGCTCTCCCGGACCCTACACCATTATTCTGGATGCCAAAAAAAATATCGCCAAATTGATGCTTTCCCGCCAAAAAGAAATTGGTGTGCGAATTCCCGCAACACCGGTATGTCGGGATCTGGTTGAGTTGCTCGGACATCCCATTTTGAACACATCTTACGATCCCGATGTAGCGGATTTTCCCAATAATTTATATAACAGTTTTGATGAAAATAACCCGTTTACCCTTACTGCATCGGTATTGCTGGATGCCGGCCCGATGGTGGATGGCGAGCATTCAACCGTCATTCGTTTTGTGAATGACGAGTTGGAGCTCCTCCGCGAAGGCAAGGGAGCGATCGATATACTTTAA
- a CDS encoding right-handed parallel beta-helix repeat-containing protein, producing the protein MDKLIANNTLCMNCMADKGPVSVCPYCHFAENAIAENAAHLPYRTLLHSRYIIGKCLTKTPFSITYLGFDPKSERKVRIREFFPESMVVREKSNLRVLLRNPDFKEEYEFGIRKFTEETQALAAVKAQPGIAHIVDNFQENGTIYRVSIQPEGQLLSDLLEEDSLRPPREKLLTTFRPLMLVLEQLHSQGLLHYALTPQNIVIGDDNIATLVNFSGTDAILAHHTNTLSQFLDSEFAPPEFYDQIESARPGSDVYALGAILFRLITGKPLPKPDQRPDELFTNESVATGVPRVVLKALSYATFEDTEKRFKQIGHFRLVLTEVWRSRKSAQSTIAKDAFSYVDCNSCGIMNEVLTTDLESGTSTCFACGQQLVLSKAVDHPTARQTIHPPDKQFTLQSTGSAFFEVRRKAPTDEPEFVKVACPVCKAPNEVLVNELGSLAHCVTCGTPLPKDALEIIEEYDFSLTELLQENPEDVPEMPDLEAITAATEIAEPESPTDEKATETEPVDEVDESVDTIFEVADATFAEPDVIDETDTETIDKSEIIDEKDAESIDEPVIDDAAAFQPEIDETESVEPEIIEEPDAETASPEEKAVTPEIEIPDEPDAKPLEVEDSAEESVVSEETIAFTEPEIFDEPEIEPAEEPALAAETPEVPEQTIDSAPIDSSEVTETEAPEKAAVTAATDDESAEFQWEIELDSIEKDDSDVTTAPPKEAEPDSGVDVGQIKIPEKQSPKSADEKTSGIGKSSRKSAASTPLAGDIDDILDRELGFGSAPAEAPEKESAAKVDKKQKVKQPKKTASQPQPIESETPPVPETKPVSKAKWPWLAAIFVVILFSTGGTYYWQLEKQATADRMFQDYVQKADQFFEQKDYAAASTSYQQALIYKPEAEYPQKRLVESQDMILAELRADTTALAALDSVEVRLSNLLFTADSLENAGRLNAAGEMYQQILAEFPGDSVAAGRLADLNRKIATQTAPVRTQQKPAQIELRPEDDLAGTVAAAPPFATFRLARGIYEITDPIIVRFDMQFEGIGGSYTTLVSQTGNTIFQIENGAKLSIKDVGFSRQQAKSGATIIAVNEGELQLRNGEFRDAQSLSETLDYCAVLFSNRSKGEIRDSKFTNHAVGIIVGDDASPRLEKNEFWQNMTAIHINGSARPRIRVNQIRRNFGDGIVISEQGQPILEENLITENRGNGIVFNTERFSGTAKQNTVNSNKGAGVLIDGTSQPILENNEINLNESGGVLVQGTAQGIVRENRIERNSIFGIRSANASSPQLQRNTIKNNKGDGIEVLNQAKPSIQGNEILQNRGDGISLLITQNGGLIQNNTCRGNQGYGISILKGSRPNLVNNSVAGNYEGDMYDETAEIK; encoded by the coding sequence ATGGATAAACTAATCGCAAATAACACGCTGTGTATGAACTGCATGGCAGACAAAGGCCCGGTTTCGGTTTGTCCGTATTGTCATTTTGCGGAAAACGCAATTGCGGAAAACGCCGCACATTTACCCTACAGAACCTTGCTCCATTCGCGATATATTATTGGAAAATGCTTAACCAAAACGCCGTTTAGCATCACTTATCTGGGTTTTGATCCTAAAAGTGAACGCAAAGTGCGGATTCGGGAGTTTTTTCCGGAATCGATGGTTGTTCGGGAAAAGAGCAACTTGCGGGTGCTTTTGCGAAATCCCGATTTCAAAGAAGAATACGAATTCGGTATTCGCAAATTTACCGAAGAAACACAGGCGCTTGCGGCAGTAAAAGCGCAGCCAGGTATCGCCCACATCGTCGATAATTTTCAGGAAAACGGCACGATTTACCGGGTTTCCATTCAACCGGAAGGACAGCTGTTATCCGATTTACTCGAGGAAGACAGCCTCCGCCCACCCCGCGAAAAATTGTTGACCACCTTCCGCCCGTTGATGCTGGTGTTGGAGCAACTGCACAGCCAGGGCTTGCTGCACTACGCCCTAACCCCGCAAAATATTGTGATCGGCGATGATAACATCGCAACGTTGGTTAATTTCAGTGGCACAGATGCGATTTTGGCACACCACACCAACACGCTCTCCCAATTTCTGGATAGCGAATTTGCACCGCCGGAATTTTACGATCAGATCGAATCTGCCCGTCCGGGATCGGATGTTTATGCGTTAGGTGCCATTTTATTTCGGCTGATCACGGGGAAACCACTCCCAAAACCGGATCAACGGCCGGACGAGTTATTTACCAACGAATCGGTTGCAACGGGTGTGCCGCGCGTTGTGCTGAAAGCTTTATCCTACGCTACTTTTGAAGATACAGAAAAACGCTTTAAACAAATCGGTCACTTCCGGTTGGTGCTCACCGAGGTTTGGAGATCACGGAAATCCGCACAATCCACGATTGCAAAAGATGCGTTCAGCTATGTGGATTGTAACAGTTGCGGCATCATGAACGAGGTATTAACCACCGATTTGGAAAGCGGCACCAGCACCTGTTTCGCCTGCGGGCAGCAATTGGTGCTGAGCAAAGCGGTGGATCACCCAACCGCCAGACAAACCATTCATCCGCCGGACAAACAATTTACCCTGCAATCTACAGGAAGCGCGTTTTTTGAGGTACGCCGAAAAGCGCCGACCGATGAGCCGGAATTTGTCAAAGTTGCCTGTCCGGTGTGTAAAGCACCCAACGAGGTGTTGGTCAACGAGTTGGGTTCGCTCGCGCATTGCGTCACCTGCGGAACGCCGTTACCAAAAGATGCGCTCGAAATCATCGAAGAATACGACTTTTCGTTGACCGAACTGTTACAGGAAAATCCGGAAGATGTGCCGGAAATGCCGGATTTGGAAGCCATCACCGCTGCTACCGAAATAGCAGAACCGGAATCACCAACAGATGAAAAGGCGACAGAAACGGAACCGGTTGATGAGGTTGACGAATCGGTAGATACGATTTTCGAAGTAGCCGATGCCACGTTCGCTGAACCAGATGTCATCGATGAAACGGACACGGAAACGATTGATAAATCAGAAATCATCGATGAGAAAGATGCCGAATCAATTGACGAACCAGTAATTGACGACGCTGCAGCATTTCAGCCGGAAATCGATGAAACTGAATCTGTTGAGCCGGAAATCATCGAAGAGCCGGATGCGGAAACAGCTTCACCTGAGGAAAAAGCGGTCACGCCTGAGATCGAAATTCCCGACGAACCGGATGCAAAACCGCTGGAAGTCGAAGATTCGGCTGAAGAATCCGTCGTTTCCGAAGAAACCATCGCTTTTACAGAACCGGAAATTTTTGATGAGCCGGAAATCGAACCTGCGGAAGAACCGGCTCTGGCAGCAGAAACACCAGAAGTACCGGAACAAACCATCGATTCCGCACCAATCGATTCGTCAGAAGTCACGGAAACAGAAGCCCCGGAAAAAGCTGCAGTAACTGCTGCAACAGACGACGAATCCGCCGAATTTCAGTGGGAAATCGAGCTGGACAGCATCGAAAAAGATGACAGCGATGTGACGACAGCTCCGCCAAAAGAGGCGGAACCGGATTCCGGTGTCGATGTGGGGCAGATCAAAATTCCCGAGAAACAGTCGCCAAAATCAGCGGATGAGAAAACATCCGGCATCGGAAAGTCGAGCCGGAAATCGGCAGCATCGACGCCGCTGGCGGGCGACATCGACGATATTTTGGACAGGGAGCTGGGTTTTGGATCTGCTCCGGCAGAAGCCCCGGAAAAAGAATCGGCTGCCAAAGTTGATAAAAAACAGAAAGTTAAGCAGCCCAAGAAAACAGCGTCGCAGCCGCAGCCAATCGAATCCGAAACACCACCGGTTCCGGAAACCAAACCTGTCAGCAAAGCAAAATGGCCCTGGCTTGCAGCTATATTTGTCGTCATTTTGTTTTCTACTGGCGGCACTTATTATTGGCAATTGGAAAAGCAAGCCACCGCCGATCGCATGTTTCAAGACTACGTTCAAAAAGCAGACCAGTTTTTTGAACAAAAAGATTATGCAGCGGCATCGACGAGCTATCAGCAGGCGCTGATTTACAAACCGGAAGCCGAATATCCTCAAAAACGATTGGTAGAATCCCAGGATATGATCTTGGCAGAACTCCGTGCAGACACAACCGCGCTTGCCGCATTGGACAGCGTGGAAGTCCGGTTGAGCAATTTGCTTTTCACAGCCGATTCGCTGGAAAATGCCGGGCGTTTGAACGCAGCCGGGGAAATGTATCAGCAGATTTTGGCAGAATTTCCCGGTGACTCTGTTGCCGCCGGACGACTCGCCGACCTCAATCGCAAAATCGCAACGCAAACTGCACCTGTTCGCACACAACAAAAACCAGCGCAAATTGAACTACGCCCGGAGGATGACCTCGCGGGAACCGTCGCTGCGGCACCGCCATTTGCAACGTTCCGGCTGGCGCGCGGTATTTACGAAATCACCGACCCCATAATTGTGCGCTTCGATATGCAATTCGAGGGCATCGGCGGGAGTTACACCACCCTCGTTTCTCAAACAGGAAATACCATTTTTCAAATCGAAAATGGGGCAAAGTTGAGCATCAAAGATGTCGGATTCAGCCGCCAACAGGCGAAATCCGGCGCGACAATTATTGCAGTAAATGAAGGTGAGCTGCAGTTGCGAAATGGCGAATTCCGCGATGCACAAAGCTTGAGTGAAACGCTCGACTATTGCGCCGTGCTTTTTTCGAATCGCAGCAAAGGCGAAATTCGCGATAGTAAATTTACCAATCATGCGGTGGGTATTATTGTTGGTGATGATGCATCGCCACGGCTGGAGAAAAATGAATTCTGGCAAAATATGACTGCCATTCACATTAACGGCAGTGCGCGGCCGCGGATTCGCGTCAACCAAATCCGGCGAAATTTTGGCGACGGCATCGTCATTTCCGAACAGGGGCAGCCGATTTTGGAGGAAAATCTGATTACCGAAAATCGTGGTAACGGGATTGTTTTCAATACAGAGCGGTTCAGCGGGACTGCAAAACAAAATACGGTGAACAGCAACAAAGGTGCAGGCGTGTTGATTGACGGCACATCGCAACCCATTCTGGAAAATAACGAAATAAACCTGAACGAATCCGGCGGTGTGCTGGTTCAGGGAACAGCACAGGGCATTGTCAGGGAAAACCGAATCGAGCGAAACAGCATTTTTGGCATCCGTTCGGCAAATGCGTCATCACCACAACTGCAACGTAACACGATCAAAAATAACAAAGGTGACGGCATCGAAGTGCTCAACCAGGCAAAACCCTCCATTCAGGGCAACGAAATTTTGCAAAATCGTGGCGATGGCATCAGTTTGCTGATCACCCAAAACGGCGGTCTGATCCAAAATAATACCTGCCGTGGCAACCAGGGTTACGGCATCAGTATTTTGAAAGGCTCGCGACCAAATTTGGTAAATAATTCTGTTGCGGGAAATTATGAAGGTGATATGTATGATGAAACTGCCGAGATAAAATAG
- the rimO gene encoding 30S ribosomal protein S12 methylthiotransferase RimO encodes MNKNGSITAASRKIHLTTLGCSKNTYDSEILLGQLKAHNAEIVDDADNADVIIINTCGFIEMAKQESIDAILQAEQLKKNNPDKKIVVCGCLSQRYGAELRSEMPAVDGFFGAEDFDNVLNFLDFPKERSPEFLYEQRLLTTPKHFAYLKISEGCNHTCAFCAIPLMRGRHRSRPIPQLVAEAEMLAKQGVKELIIISQDTTFYGLDLYKSQKISELLRALEDVDGIEWIRLHYLYPTTVQDELIDWMANSRKIVPYLDMPVQHITDNMLKVMKRGGKSYRIRQIFEQAREKIPGVSLRTTFIVGHPGETESDFAALKNFMEEMRFDRAGVFTYSHEENTSAFELDDLPAELKEERYAELMALQQTISLENNHKKTGQTQRVLIDEVDLQNMSAIGRTAGDSPEIDNEVIISPLDRAIHVGQFVNVHITDASEYELYGVIEENI; translated from the coding sequence ATGAATAAAAATGGAAGTATAACGGCGGCATCCCGGAAAATACATTTGACCACTCTGGGCTGCTCCAAAAACACATACGATTCGGAAATTCTGCTCGGCCAACTGAAGGCGCATAACGCCGAAATTGTCGATGACGCCGATAATGCGGATGTCATTATCATCAACACCTGCGGTTTTATCGAGATGGCCAAACAGGAATCCATCGATGCCATTCTGCAAGCCGAACAGCTCAAAAAGAATAATCCTGACAAAAAAATTGTTGTTTGTGGCTGTCTTTCCCAGCGATACGGCGCGGAGTTGCGAAGCGAAATGCCCGCGGTGGACGGCTTTTTTGGCGCGGAAGATTTTGATAACGTGCTCAATTTTCTCGATTTTCCCAAAGAGCGATCACCGGAATTTTTATACGAACAGCGGTTGCTCACCACGCCGAAGCATTTTGCATATCTCAAAATTTCCGAAGGGTGCAACCACACGTGCGCATTTTGCGCCATTCCGTTAATGCGCGGACGCCACCGCAGCCGCCCGATTCCCCAATTGGTTGCAGAGGCAGAAATGCTCGCCAAACAGGGCGTAAAAGAGCTGATTATCATTTCGCAGGACACAACATTTTACGGATTGGATTTGTATAAATCTCAAAAAATCAGCGAGTTACTGCGGGCGCTGGAAGATGTGGACGGCATCGAGTGGATTCGGTTGCACTACCTCTATCCCACAACGGTGCAGGATGAGCTGATCGACTGGATGGCGAACAGCCGCAAAATTGTGCCGTATCTGGATATGCCGGTTCAGCACATTACGGACAACATGCTGAAAGTGATGAAACGCGGCGGAAAATCGTATCGGATTCGCCAGATTTTTGAGCAAGCTCGCGAAAAAATTCCCGGTGTTTCGCTGCGAACCACATTTATTGTGGGTCATCCCGGTGAAACAGAATCCGATTTCGCAGCGTTAAAAAATTTCATGGAAGAAATGCGATTTGACAGAGCCGGCGTTTTCACCTATTCGCACGAAGAAAACACCAGCGCATTTGAATTGGACGATCTGCCGGCTGAACTAAAAGAAGAACGCTACGCCGAGCTTATGGCGTTGCAACAAACGATTTCACTGGAAAACAATCACAAAAAAACCGGACAGACGCAGCGGGTGTTGATCGATGAGGTTGATTTGCAAAATATGTCTGCAATCGGCAGAACCGCCGGCGATTCACCGGAAATTGATAACGAAGTTATTATTTCGCCATTGGATCGAGCGATACACGTCGGGCAATTTGTGAACGTCCATATTACGGACGCATCGGAATACGAACTTTATGGCGTAATTGAGGAAAACATATGA
- a CDS encoding GWxTD domain-containing protein yields the protein MKTRIMSVILLLLAIWASPLAAQFSGGLAIGAGLPYFQIRVISTFDSDTGDRLARIYTQIRNENLTFIKNDSGYVAEIQLDMFVNEKEEEFAFSKTINKSVFVENYDETISGEISNTFITDIPVNAGRYEVRVTAVDRNSSSQFSRNAKFEVTDPTDMNLRVTLSDVIFFNDYSTDDAGKIIDYQPAMSNSFSSESEFIYVNFSTYNKYPDEPTEIRYTVKDENNIVVMEHLYDLDSKEAYVEHFLKLSRYYLDRNQYLLELTVHNGDQWVVKNASFSFFWRFSPTTVQDLDLALRQMKYISEDDSIKYFLKKNYDEKKAYFDRFWNQRDPDPSSARNELMEEYFRRVNFANANFSSTNNTGWLNDRGRIFIKFGEPDDIERHPFEAETYPYQIWRYYSIQKVFLFIDRTGFGDYDLHPSYYYVEYD from the coding sequence ATGAAAACCAGGATCATGTCAGTGATATTGCTGCTGCTGGCAATTTGGGCATCGCCGCTTGCAGCACAATTCAGCGGCGGTTTGGCTATTGGGGCAGGATTGCCGTATTTTCAGATCCGGGTGATCTCCACGTTCGATAGCGATACCGGCGACCGGCTGGCGCGTATTTATACGCAAATCCGCAACGAAAACCTCACGTTCATCAAAAACGATTCCGGATATGTGGCAGAAATCCAGCTCGATATGTTCGTAAATGAAAAAGAAGAAGAGTTTGCTTTTAGCAAAACCATCAACAAATCTGTATTTGTGGAAAATTACGACGAAACCATTTCCGGTGAAATCAGCAATACATTCATCACCGATATTCCTGTGAACGCCGGACGATACGAGGTGCGCGTTACCGCGGTAGACCGCAATAGCAGCAGCCAGTTTAGCCGGAACGCCAAATTTGAAGTTACCGATCCAACGGATATGAACCTGCGCGTGACGCTCAGCGATGTGATATTTTTTAACGATTATTCTACCGATGACGCCGGAAAAATCATCGATTATCAACCGGCGATGTCCAACTCTTTTTCATCGGAGAGCGAATTTATTTACGTCAATTTCAGCACGTACAACAAATATCCCGATGAACCGACCGAAATTCGCTACACCGTCAAAGACGAAAATAATATTGTTGTAATGGAGCATTTATACGATCTGGACAGTAAGGAAGCATACGTCGAGCATTTCCTGAAATTGAGCCGCTACTATCTGGATCGCAACCAGTATTTGCTGGAATTGACGGTTCACAACGGTGATCAGTGGGTCGTAAAAAACGCCTCGTTTTCATTTTTCTGGCGGTTTTCGCCAACAACTGTTCAGGACCTGGACCTGGCGCTCCGGCAGATGAAATACATTTCCGAAGATGATTCGATCAAATATTTTTTGAAGAAAAATTACGACGAAAAGAAAGCCTATTTCGACCGGTTCTGGAACCAGCGCGATCCGGACCCATCGAGTGCCCGGAATGAATTGATGGAAGAATATTTTCGCAGGGTGAACTTTGCCAATGCGAATTTTTCCAGCACCAACAATACGGGCTGGCTGAATGATCGCGGCCGGATCTTCATCAAATTTGGTGAACCAGACGACATCGAACGGCATCCATTTGAAGCGGAAACCTATCCGTATCAGATTTGGCGGTATTATTCTATCCAGAAAGTTTTCCTGTTTATCGACCGCACCGGCTTTGGCGATTATGATTTGCATCCGTCCTATTATTACGTCGAGTACGACTGA
- a CDS encoding RidA family protein, protein MKKIVKTADAPNPVGPYNQAVVVNGMVFTAGQIAIDPKTDALLNTDIQTQTRLVLNNLGAVLRAAGSEFEHVVKTTVFLKNMNDFAAMNAVYAEFFTTAAPARSAVEVSRLPKDVLVEIECVAVVPNGQNAG, encoded by the coding sequence ATGAAAAAAATTGTAAAAACTGCCGATGCACCCAATCCGGTTGGACCTTATAATCAGGCTGTGGTTGTCAACGGAATGGTGTTTACCGCGGGGCAAATCGCTATCGACCCAAAAACGGATGCCCTGTTGAACACAGATATCCAAACCCAAACGCGGCTGGTGCTGAACAATCTTGGCGCTGTGCTCCGGGCTGCGGGTTCGGAATTTGAACACGTTGTCAAAACTACTGTTTTTTTGAAAAATATGAACGATTTTGCAGCGATGAACGCTGTGTACGCAGAATTTTTTACCACCGCTGCACCGGCGCGTTCGGCAGTGGAAGTGAGTCGTTTGCCCAAAGATGTGCTCGTTGAAATCGAGTGCGTTGCAGTGGTTCCCAACGGGCAAAACGCCGGATAA